One Glycine max cultivar Williams 82 chromosome 6, Glycine_max_v4.0, whole genome shotgun sequence DNA segment encodes these proteins:
- the LOC100806707 gene encoding uncharacterized protein isoform X2, with amino-acid sequence MDVVNDLHMGPPATTNLGGSTSTDDVNSSQKQKIVRKKTQGKSVECEGPDFSLDKSSPKTDATIKHPLHESPALPNFLSCQIIVEYSTENEKSKRQKTTHNAIEGNVNGCGTPEGIFSPKASTPALDMPSEHPIQCFSNDLITSQSCVEVGICQGHNEEKKQNMINTTAENSNSQQGIPEESCNHISFAASHEPFAKECVSEVVKLNTEHGINDNIPNREDKNDFEKNTSLVKKNVDDSLDYGLCDKNLCVKTYARRKMVNSSCWRNSGSPSPENCNKEPTIQDHQKDDSHKFSDGPLRVCLMDGETKLSIDQVTSQSGAAAEEIKLSTDNINEQRFMTTSSAVDIPSEHLKTDGRPLDHTEITRNDLCCADEEIELSTDNIKEQRFMATSSAVDIPVEQLKTSCRKLDNTEITRNDLCCADRNFAGNQKNKLLILDLNGLLADFVSISDTDTPFRRYRREPEPDFVLRGKKVYKRPFCDDFLQFCFDTFHVGVWSSRSKSNVDASIKFLMGKSATKLLFCWNQSHCTKTKFSTVENIDKPLVLKEIRKLWEKAEPDLPWEKGEFNESNTLLLDDSPYKALMNPRHSAIFPYSYRYYHTRDSELGREGDLRVYLKGLAKAENVQNYVSENPFGQRPIREANPSWGYYRRVIESLQRSQNDGPSLPR; translated from the exons ATGGATGTTGTAAATGATTTGCATATGGGGCCTCCAGCAACAACCAATTTGGGAGGTTCCACTAGTACAGATGATGTAAATTCATCGCAGAAGCAGAAAATAGTGAGAAAGAAGACACAAGGTAAATCTGTTGAGTGTGAAGGTCCTGATTTTTCACTGGATAAGTCTTCACCGAAGACAGATGCTACTATAAAGCACCCATTACATGAGTCCCCTGCTTTACCTAATTTCTTAAGTTGCCAAATAATTGTAGAATATTCAACAGAGAATGAAAAGAGCAAACGGCAGAAGACAACACATAATGCTATTGAAGGCAATGTTAATGGTTGCGGCACTCCTGAGGGTATTTTTTCACCAAAAGCTTCCACACCTGCATTGGATATGCCTTCAGAACATCCCATTCAATGTTTTTCCAATGATCTAATAACAAGTCAATCTTGTGTGGAAGTGGGTATTTGTCAGGGACATAATGAAGAAAAGAAGCAAAATATGATCAATACAACTGCAGAAAATAGCAATTCACAGCAAGGCATTCCAGAAGAAAGCTGCAATCACATTTCATTTGCAGCAAGTCATGAGCCTTTTGCAAAAGAGTGtgtttcagaagttgtaaaattgAACACAGAGCATGGTATAAATGATAACATTCCCAACCGTGAGGATAAGaatgattttgaaaagaatACAAGTCTGGTGAAGAAAAATGTTGATGACTCACTGGATTATGGCTTGTGTGATAAAAATCTGTGTGTTAAAACGTATGCAAGGAGAAAAATGGTTAATTCCAGTTGCTGGAGAAACAGTGGTTCCCCAAGTCCTGAAAATTGTAACAAGGAACCAACTATTCAGGATCATCAAAAGGATGATTCACACAAATTTTCTGATGGACCATTGAGAGTGTGCTTGATGGATGGAGAAACAAAACTTTCAATTGATCAAGTTACCTCACAAAGTGGAGCTGCAGCTGAGGAAATAAAGTTGAGCACTGACAACATTAACGAGCAAAGATTTATGACTACATCTTCTGCAGTAGACATTCCTTCAGAGCATCTCAAAACAGATGGCAGACCACTAGATCATACTGAGATTACAAGAAATGATCTGTGTTGTGCAG ATGAGGAAATAGAGTTGAGCACTGACAACATTAAGGAGCAAAGATTTATGGCTACCTCTTCTGCCGTAGACATTCCTGTTGAGCAACTCAAAACAAGTTGTAGAAAGCTAGATAATACGGAGATTACAAGAAATGATCTGTGTTGTGCAG ACAGAAATTTTGCTGGCAACCAAAAGAACAAACTTCTCATCCTTGATCTGAATGGACTGCTTGCTGATTTTGTCAGTATCAGTGACACTGACACTCCTTTCCGAAGATATAGACGAGAACCAGAGCCAGATTTTGTGCTTAGAGGGAAGAAAG TCTACAAGAGGCCCTTTTGTGACGATTTTCTACAGTTTTGCTTTGACACATTTCATGTGGGAGTATGGTCGTCTAGATCCAA GAGCAATGTTGATGCATCAATCAAATTTCTTATGGGGAAATCTGCAACCAAACTGCTCTTTTGTTGG AATCAGTCCCACTGTACTAAAACAAAGTTTAGTACTGTTGAGAATATAGACAAGCCACTTGTGTTGAAGGAAATAAGGAAGTTGTGGGAAAAGGCAGAACCTGATCTACCATGGGAGAAGGGAGAGTTTAATGAGTCAAACACATTGTTATTGGATGACTCGCCTTACAAGGCACTAATGAATCCT aGGCATTCAGCAATATTTCCTTATTCTTACCGGTACTACCACACCAGAGACTCAGAATTAG GACGAGAAGGTGATCTTCGGGTTTATCTAAAAGGGCTGGCTAAGGCCGAGAATGTGCAAAACTATGTGTCAGAAAATCCGTTTGGCCAACGGCCCATAAGAGAAGCAAATCCATCTTGGGGTTACTATCGTAGAGTTATAGAATCACTTCAAAGAAGCCAAAATGATGGGCCCTCATTACCCAGGTAG
- the LOC100806707 gene encoding uncharacterized protein isoform X1, protein MDVVNDLHMGPPATTNLGGSTSTDDVNSSQKQKIVRKKTQGKSVECEGPDFSLDKSSPKTDATIKHPLHESPALPNFLSCQIIVEYSTENEKSKRQKTTHNAIEGNVNGCGTPEGIFSPKASTPALDMPSEHPIQCFSNDLITSQSCVEVGICQGHNEEKKQNMINTTAENSNSQQGIPEESCNHISFAASHEPFAKECVSEVVKLNTEHGINDNIPNREDKNDFEKNTSLVKKNVDDSLDYGLCDKNLCVKTYARRKMVNSSCWRNSGSPSPENCNKEPTIQDHQKDDSHKFSDGPLRVCLMDGETKLSIDQVTSQSGAAAEEIKLSTDNINEQRFMTTSSAVDIPSEHLKTDGRPLDHTEITRNDLCCADEEIELSTDNIKEQRFMATSSAVDIPVEQLKTSCRKLDNTEITRNDLCCAGDVSDLSLDTVRDGHLKISQFSLDRNFAGNQKNKLLILDLNGLLADFVSISDTDTPFRRYRREPEPDFVLRGKKVYKRPFCDDFLQFCFDTFHVGVWSSRSKSNVDASIKFLMGKSATKLLFCWNQSHCTKTKFSTVENIDKPLVLKEIRKLWEKAEPDLPWEKGEFNESNTLLLDDSPYKALMNPRHSAIFPYSYRYYHTRDSELGREGDLRVYLKGLAKAENVQNYVSENPFGQRPIREANPSWGYYRRVIESLQRSQNDGPSLPR, encoded by the exons ATGGATGTTGTAAATGATTTGCATATGGGGCCTCCAGCAACAACCAATTTGGGAGGTTCCACTAGTACAGATGATGTAAATTCATCGCAGAAGCAGAAAATAGTGAGAAAGAAGACACAAGGTAAATCTGTTGAGTGTGAAGGTCCTGATTTTTCACTGGATAAGTCTTCACCGAAGACAGATGCTACTATAAAGCACCCATTACATGAGTCCCCTGCTTTACCTAATTTCTTAAGTTGCCAAATAATTGTAGAATATTCAACAGAGAATGAAAAGAGCAAACGGCAGAAGACAACACATAATGCTATTGAAGGCAATGTTAATGGTTGCGGCACTCCTGAGGGTATTTTTTCACCAAAAGCTTCCACACCTGCATTGGATATGCCTTCAGAACATCCCATTCAATGTTTTTCCAATGATCTAATAACAAGTCAATCTTGTGTGGAAGTGGGTATTTGTCAGGGACATAATGAAGAAAAGAAGCAAAATATGATCAATACAACTGCAGAAAATAGCAATTCACAGCAAGGCATTCCAGAAGAAAGCTGCAATCACATTTCATTTGCAGCAAGTCATGAGCCTTTTGCAAAAGAGTGtgtttcagaagttgtaaaattgAACACAGAGCATGGTATAAATGATAACATTCCCAACCGTGAGGATAAGaatgattttgaaaagaatACAAGTCTGGTGAAGAAAAATGTTGATGACTCACTGGATTATGGCTTGTGTGATAAAAATCTGTGTGTTAAAACGTATGCAAGGAGAAAAATGGTTAATTCCAGTTGCTGGAGAAACAGTGGTTCCCCAAGTCCTGAAAATTGTAACAAGGAACCAACTATTCAGGATCATCAAAAGGATGATTCACACAAATTTTCTGATGGACCATTGAGAGTGTGCTTGATGGATGGAGAAACAAAACTTTCAATTGATCAAGTTACCTCACAAAGTGGAGCTGCAGCTGAGGAAATAAAGTTGAGCACTGACAACATTAACGAGCAAAGATTTATGACTACATCTTCTGCAGTAGACATTCCTTCAGAGCATCTCAAAACAGATGGCAGACCACTAGATCATACTGAGATTACAAGAAATGATCTGTGTTGTGCAG ATGAGGAAATAGAGTTGAGCACTGACAACATTAAGGAGCAAAGATTTATGGCTACCTCTTCTGCCGTAGACATTCCTGTTGAGCAACTCAAAACAAGTTGTAGAAAGCTAGATAATACGGAGATTACAAGAAATGATCTGTGTTGTGCAGGTGATGTTTCTGATTTAAGCTTAGACACAGTAAGAGACGGTCATTTAAAGATTTCACAATTCTCACTAGACAGAAATTTTGCTGGCAACCAAAAGAACAAACTTCTCATCCTTGATCTGAATGGACTGCTTGCTGATTTTGTCAGTATCAGTGACACTGACACTCCTTTCCGAAGATATAGACGAGAACCAGAGCCAGATTTTGTGCTTAGAGGGAAGAAAG TCTACAAGAGGCCCTTTTGTGACGATTTTCTACAGTTTTGCTTTGACACATTTCATGTGGGAGTATGGTCGTCTAGATCCAA GAGCAATGTTGATGCATCAATCAAATTTCTTATGGGGAAATCTGCAACCAAACTGCTCTTTTGTTGG AATCAGTCCCACTGTACTAAAACAAAGTTTAGTACTGTTGAGAATATAGACAAGCCACTTGTGTTGAAGGAAATAAGGAAGTTGTGGGAAAAGGCAGAACCTGATCTACCATGGGAGAAGGGAGAGTTTAATGAGTCAAACACATTGTTATTGGATGACTCGCCTTACAAGGCACTAATGAATCCT aGGCATTCAGCAATATTTCCTTATTCTTACCGGTACTACCACACCAGAGACTCAGAATTAG GACGAGAAGGTGATCTTCGGGTTTATCTAAAAGGGCTGGCTAAGGCCGAGAATGTGCAAAACTATGTGTCAGAAAATCCGTTTGGCCAACGGCCCATAAGAGAAGCAAATCCATCTTGGGGTTACTATCGTAGAGTTATAGAATCACTTCAAAGAAGCCAAAATGATGGGCCCTCATTACCCAGGTAG